From Chloroflexota bacterium, one genomic window encodes:
- a CDS encoding magnesium chelatase: MNELLPYPLLGIVGQRELKTALTLALVNPAVGGVLLSGPYGVGKTTAVRGLLDIMPLVKRSRCENNCPPDDESDLCPTCLDFLARGESRLKDDLMRLIELPLNARLEDVVGGLNERVAIEQQRVVLEEGVLARANHNLLYVDEINLLDHAVVDAILDAAAQGQTFVRRGAMVKLYQSRLILIGSMNPEEGRLRPQILDRLGLRVWVGPLPNARERLEIYRRAIAFRQDRTAFRMAYAQATTQLRLDVLKARELLPKVHLTKTAERYAMQVITQLAIPSHRAEIVLLEAARARAAADDRVRATPNDIKAVAPMALRWRQSPHLSDFLQQHETDEHLIAQALQPQ; the protein is encoded by the coding sequence ATGAATGAGCTTTTGCCCTATCCACTGCTCGGAATTGTCGGCCAGCGTGAGCTTAAAACAGCGCTCACCTTAGCCTTGGTCAATCCAGCGGTGGGTGGGGTTTTGTTAAGTGGCCCCTATGGCGTTGGCAAAACCACCGCCGTGCGTGGCTTGCTCGATATTATGCCCTTGGTCAAACGGTCGCGCTGCGAGAATAATTGCCCCCCCGATGACGAGAGCGATCTTTGCCCAACCTGTCTTGATTTTTTGGCACGCGGTGAGTCACGGCTCAAAGATGATCTGATGCGCTTAATCGAGCTACCCCTCAACGCTCGGTTAGAAGACGTGGTTGGTGGTTTAAACGAGCGGGTCGCAATCGAACAACAGCGGGTGGTGCTTGAAGAAGGAGTTTTGGCGCGGGCAAATCATAATTTGCTGTATGTTGATGAGATTAATTTGCTTGATCACGCTGTCGTCGATGCGATTCTCGATGCTGCGGCGCAAGGCCAAACCTTCGTGCGCCGTGGGGCAATGGTCAAGCTTTATCAGAGTCGCTTGATTTTAATTGGCTCGATGAATCCTGAAGAGGGTCGGCTGCGCCCGCAAATTTTGGATCGGTTGGGCTTGCGGGTTTGGGTTGGGCCGCTGCCAAACGCCCGCGAACGCTTAGAAATTTATCGCCGTGCAATCGCCTTTCGCCAAGATCGCACAGCTTTTCGCATGGCCTACGCCCAAGCAACCACCCAATTACGCCTCGATGTGCTCAAAGCTCGCGAATTATTACCTAAAGTTCACTTAACCAAAACTGCTGAACGCTATGCCATGCAGGTCATTACCCAATTGGCAATCCCATCACATCGCGCCGAAATCGTATTGCTTGAGGCGGCGCGGGCGCGGGCGGCGGCTGATGATCGGGTTCGCGCTACCCCCAACGATATCAAAGCAGTCGCGCCGATGGCCTTGCGCTGGCGACAAAGCCCACATTTGAGCGATTTTTTGCAGCAGCATGAAACTGATGAGCACTTGATCGCGCAAGCCTTGCAACCTCAATAA
- a CDS encoding HAD-IA family hydrolase has protein sequence MVTTTQRFQLLAFDLDGTLVDSAQGIVDTVNQVLAEHGFATAAYSQMAPWIGLPLQVFWERLTDFQPENYGILTERYRTIYREIAIPSSRLFAGVAETIDQLKAAGYRLTIASSKITPVSSAVLQQVGLFDYFDLLMGNDSVSQPKPHAEMLAKTLAYFGLNPTQALMIGDTTHDITLGHNAHVASLAVTTGTHDLATLTAAQPLAILNQLSELPAWLAQPA, from the coding sequence ATGGTTACAACTACCCAGCGATTTCAATTGTTGGCCTTTGATTTAGATGGAACCTTGGTCGATTCGGCTCAAGGGATTGTGGATACCGTGAATCAAGTGCTGGCTGAGCATGGTTTTGCGACTGCGGCCTATAGCCAGATGGCTCCATGGATTGGCTTGCCTTTGCAGGTATTTTGGGAGCGCTTGACTGATTTTCAGCCTGAAAACTATGGAATTTTGACCGAGCGTTATCGCACGATTTACCGTGAAATTGCGATTCCAAGCAGTCGCTTGTTTGCAGGCGTGGCCGAAACGATCGATCAACTTAAAGCAGCAGGCTATCGTTTGACGATTGCTAGCTCGAAAATCACGCCTGTGAGTAGCGCAGTGCTGCAACAAGTTGGCTTGTTTGACTATTTTGATTTGCTGATGGGCAACGATTCGGTCAGCCAACCCAAGCCCCATGCCGAAATGCTGGCTAAAACGTTGGCCTATTTTGGGCTGAATCCAACCCAAGCCTTGATGATTGGCGATACCACCCATGATATTACGCTTGGTCACAACGCCCACGTTGCTAGTTTGGCAGTTACGACTGGCACCCATGATCTGGCAACATTAACTGCCGCCCAACCACTGGCCATTTTGAATCAGCTGAGTGAACTGCCTGCGTGGTTGGCGCAACCAGCCTGA
- a CDS encoding alpha/beta hydrolase translates to MSVIVIDDQVVHYETFGRGRPVLFLHGWLGSWRYWMPTMEFVSKDFRTYSFDFWGFGDSDKTSTAKSISITNFSDQVIRFLDAMGIDKVPLVGHSMGGMVALKTAIRHPNRISRVAAIGAPIVGTSLSGLLKLTDNQYVSRAMARVPVVTKFLFRWFLGNVNDTAYGEILDDSVKPTEESLRRAVGSMMRTDLRPELEQLTIPTLIIHGARDDIVNPNQADIFLQRDMANTQVFVMPESRHFPFLDEPAQFNKVLHAFLKRPVNEARAAAEAA, encoded by the coding sequence ATGAGCGTAATCGTCATTGATGACCAAGTTGTGCATTACGAGACCTTTGGGCGTGGTCGTCCAGTCCTATTTCTCCACGGCTGGCTCGGTTCGTGGCGATACTGGATGCCGACGATGGAATTCGTCTCCAAAGATTTCCGCACATATTCGTTCGATTTTTGGGGTTTTGGTGATTCAGATAAAACGAGTACTGCCAAGAGCATTAGCATTACCAATTTCTCTGATCAAGTGATTCGATTTCTCGATGCAATGGGCATCGATAAAGTTCCACTGGTTGGCCACTCTATGGGCGGCATGGTCGCGCTCAAAACTGCAATCCGCCACCCCAATCGGATTAGCCGAGTTGCGGCGATTGGTGCTCCGATCGTTGGTACATCGCTTTCAGGCTTGCTCAAACTCACCGATAATCAGTATGTTTCGCGAGCAATGGCGCGAGTGCCAGTTGTCACCAAGTTTTTGTTTCGCTGGTTCTTAGGCAATGTCAACGATACGGCCTATGGCGAAATTCTCGACGATAGCGTTAAGCCCACCGAAGAGAGTTTGCGCCGCGCAGTTGGCTCGATGATGCGCACCGATTTGCGGCCTGAACTTGAGCAATTGACGATTCCAACCCTGATTATTCATGGTGCTCGCGACGATATTGTTAATCCCAATCAGGCCGATATTTTCTTGCAGCGCGATATGGCCAATACCCAGGTGTTTGTAATGCCTGAAAGTCGCCACTTTCCGTTCCTCGACGAGCCAGCCCAGTTTAACAAGGTGCTTCACGCCTTCTTAAAACGGCCAGTCAACGAGGCCCGCGCTGCGGCAGAAGCGGCATAG
- a CDS encoding ATP/GTP-binding protein yields the protein MVNYKIVITGAYAAGKSQFIRTVSEIDVVDTDVPVTHAEEKELKHHTTVGLDFGTLSIDAEQRLLLFGTPGQERFDFMWEILAEGCLGYIVLVDSCRPAHFNETIVVLERFAEMTPVPFVVAATKQDLPGALPPMYIRRRLGLPTDIPILACVATDYPSVSDVISTLLDRIDVLAQDSSSSSENNKEHSHG from the coding sequence ATGGTCAATTATAAAATTGTGATCACGGGAGCATACGCGGCGGGTAAATCGCAATTTATTCGTACCGTCAGTGAAATCGATGTGGTCGATACTGATGTTCCCGTGACCCACGCCGAGGAGAAAGAACTCAAACATCATACAACCGTTGGTTTGGATTTCGGCACCTTGAGCATTGATGCCGAACAACGCTTGCTCTTATTTGGCACGCCAGGTCAAGAACGTTTTGATTTTATGTGGGAAATTTTAGCCGAAGGTTGTTTGGGCTATATTGTTTTAGTTGATAGTTGCCGACCTGCCCATTTTAACGAGACGATTGTGGTGTTGGAACGTTTTGCGGAGATGACCCCTGTGCCATTTGTGGTTGCCGCCACAAAACAAGATTTACCCGGGGCCTTGCCGCCAATGTATATTCGCCGCCGCTTGGGACTACCAACCGATATTCCGATCCTCGCTTGCGTTGCCACCGATTACCCCTCAGTGAGCGATGTGATCAGTACCTTGCTTGATCGAATCGACGTTTTAGCCCAAGATTCATCCTCCTCCTCTGAAAATAACAAGGAGCATTCTCATGGCTAG
- a CDS encoding HD domain-containing protein, whose amino-acid sequence MSDFRAQIRHYIREQALPIDKYSHQPRLYQLISTIGQGLSYDDDVVYAAAWLHDLGVFIGHRPAEPEALAVWDNVAYALEKVPALLQQWQFPPEKIEAVLTAIAQHSPQQTPTSIEATLLRDADILEQLGAVAILRIVSKVGRDTRYQTFEQALATLEHNLEHLPSQLRLSNSQQLAQARIAVLRQFITAAQAEAQGQPW is encoded by the coding sequence ATGTCAGATTTTCGTGCTCAGATTCGGCACTATATTCGTGAACAGGCTTTGCCAATCGATAAGTATAGCCATCAGCCGCGTTTGTATCAATTAATTTCGACCATCGGCCAAGGCCTGAGCTATGATGATGATGTGGTGTATGCTGCGGCTTGGTTGCACGATTTGGGTGTATTTATCGGCCATCGTCCGGCTGAGCCTGAGGCATTGGCGGTTTGGGATAATGTGGCTTATGCCTTGGAAAAAGTGCCCGCCTTATTGCAGCAATGGCAGTTTCCGCCAGAAAAAATTGAGGCAGTGTTGACAGCGATTGCCCAACATAGCCCACAGCAAACGCCAACAAGTATTGAAGCAACTTTATTGCGCGATGCTGATATATTGGAGCAACTAGGGGCGGTAGCAATCTTACGAATTGTCAGCAAAGTTGGGCGCGATACTCGATATCAAACCTTTGAGCAAGCTTTGGCGACCTTAGAACATAATCTGGAGCATTTGCCGAGCCAGCTGCGTTTGTCCAATTCGCAACAACTGGCGCAAGCGAGAATTGCAGTGTTGCGCCAATTTATTACGGCTGCCCAAGCCGAAGCGCAAGGGCAGCCGTGGTGA
- a CDS encoding phospholipase D-like domain-containing protein, with amino-acid sequence MPFESFQDLITMLVVILVLQVSLALLLIGVRKWRPTRYQRYPRISLPPTSDERHQFQLYMSGEELFPAMLQAIESAQRLILLETFIFKGDDLGHKFREALLRKARSGVAVYVIIDGFANLVVPRKFKKFPPEIQLLSYPAFPRLSQIFDIGSYARDHRKLLVVDNEVAFIGGYNLGELYRTEWRDTHVQVRGPIVRNLAEMFASQWNRYRRRLTRLHIDLELEWQSTVRVQRNDAGRLVFPIRSMYLDAIERAERFVYISNAYFIPDRAILEALVMTARRGVDVRILVPAESNHVLADWLARHYFEFCLRHGIKIFLYENAMIHAKTATIDGIWSTVGTANLDRLSLAGNHEINLEIYNAAFAERMQEIFACDMANARELTLAEWIKRPWYTKAAELVLSPLWPIL; translated from the coding sequence ATGCCGTTTGAGTCGTTTCAAGATCTGATAACAATGCTGGTGGTTATTCTCGTGCTCCAAGTGAGCTTGGCATTGTTGTTAATTGGTGTGCGCAAATGGCGACCAACACGCTATCAACGCTATCCGCGCATTAGCCTGCCACCAACCAGCGACGAACGCCATCAATTTCAGTTGTATATGTCGGGCGAAGAGCTGTTTCCGGCCATGCTGCAAGCGATTGAATCGGCGCAGCGCCTGATTTTGCTCGAAACTTTTATTTTCAAAGGCGATGATTTAGGCCACAAATTTCGTGAAGCCTTATTGCGCAAAGCTCGTAGCGGCGTGGCCGTGTATGTAATTATCGATGGATTTGCTAATTTGGTGGTTCCGCGCAAATTCAAAAAATTTCCGCCCGAAATTCAACTGTTGAGCTATCCGGCTTTTCCGCGTTTATCGCAGATTTTCGATATTGGTTCGTATGCGCGTGACCATCGCAAACTGTTGGTTGTTGATAACGAAGTAGCCTTTATTGGGGGCTACAATTTGGGTGAATTGTATCGCACTGAGTGGCGCGATACCCATGTGCAGGTGCGTGGCCCGATTGTGCGCAATTTGGCCGAAATGTTTGCTTCGCAGTGGAACCGCTATCGTCGCCGCCTAACGCGCTTGCACATCGACCTCGAGTTGGAATGGCAATCCACAGTGCGGGTACAGCGCAACGACGCTGGCCGCTTGGTTTTTCCAATTCGTTCGATGTATCTTGATGCAATTGAACGAGCTGAACGCTTTGTTTACATTAGCAATGCCTATTTTATTCCTGATCGGGCGATTTTAGAGGCCTTAGTAATGACCGCGCGGCGCGGAGTTGATGTGCGCATTTTGGTTCCAGCAGAATCGAACCATGTGCTGGCCGATTGGCTGGCACGGCATTATTTTGAATTTTGTCTGCGCCATGGGATTAAAATTTTTCTTTACGAAAATGCCATGATTCATGCCAAAACCGCTACAATCGATGGAATTTGGTCAACGGTTGGCACGGCCAATCTTGATCGGCTGAGTTTAGCGGGCAACCATGAAATCAATCTAGAAATTTATAATGCCGCCTTTGCTGAACGCATGCAAGAAATTTTTGCCTGCGATATGGCTAATGCCCGTGAATTAACCTTGGCCGAATGGATTAAGCGCCCATGGTATACCAAAGCCGCCGAGTTGGTGCTCTCGCCGTTATGGCCAATTTTGTAG
- a CDS encoding DUF4388 domain-containing protein translates to MALEGNFADMPLIDLMHVFHHGRKTGRLLIANAPFKAMLWFFDGAIINAGVVTQNAHERVACGEQAVFDMLAWDDAQFVFLPPNPQESVSVQIQRSIDWLIIEGLRRRDQPQRLAGTTKLQPISRLRLVPMLRQASDITLTIEDWRILSQLVQELSVAELVEATGWNYDQTLKVLHRLIALNLVEVCSEIVVSQRSLSPVLMAPNPEHMVENRVRGLVQAIKARLRRTSASA, encoded by the coding sequence ATGGCGCTTGAAGGTAATTTTGCTGATATGCCATTAATTGACTTGATGCATGTATTTCATCACGGGCGCAAAACCGGTCGTCTTTTGATTGCGAATGCTCCATTCAAGGCGATGTTGTGGTTTTTCGATGGTGCGATCATCAATGCAGGGGTGGTGACCCAGAATGCCCACGAACGAGTTGCGTGTGGCGAACAAGCCGTGTTTGATATGTTGGCCTGGGATGATGCCCAATTTGTCTTTTTGCCACCCAACCCGCAAGAGTCGGTGTCGGTGCAAATTCAACGTTCGATCGATTGGCTGATTATCGAAGGCTTGCGCCGCCGTGATCAACCGCAACGTTTGGCAGGCACGACCAAACTGCAACCAATTTCACGCCTACGCTTAGTGCCAATGTTGCGGCAAGCCAGCGATATTACCCTAACCATCGAAGATTGGCGCATTTTGAGCCAGTTGGTGCAAGAATTAAGTGTGGCCGAACTCGTCGAAGCCACAGGCTGGAATTACGATCAAACCCTCAAAGTGCTGCATCGTTTGATCGCCTTGAATTTGGTGGAGGTGTGTAGCGAGATTGTTGTTTCTCAGCGTTCGCTTAGCCCAGTTTTGATGGCTCCTAACCCTGAGCATATGGTTGAGAATCGGGTGCGTGGGTTGGTTCAAGCAATCAAAGCGCGGCTGCGTCGCACCAGCGCCAGTGCGTAG
- a CDS encoding NAD-dependent epimerase/dehydratase family protein → MRILVTGATGFLGAHTALALQKAGHTVLGLGRRWEQVPHLLSAGIQPIKADLRDRATLIAACAGCDVVVHSAALSAPWGSRSDFQTINVDGTANVLAGCAAQKVGRLVFISSPSVLSNGRDQFDLLDTLPYPARPISLYSASKQQAEQLVLKHSTPSVILRPKAIFGEGDQALLPRIIAAARAGRLRQFGNGQNLVDLTYVANVVHAIELALTAPAALGKCYTITNGEHPQLWAVIRRVLAELGLPSQLQPMPLSLALAVARIMESISVLTRREPLLTRYSVLALARSQTHSLVAAQHDLGYQPLVSLETGIQRTIAALKQPTKGV, encoded by the coding sequence ATGCGAATCTTAGTCACAGGAGCTACTGGTTTTTTAGGTGCGCACACCGCGTTGGCTTTGCAAAAAGCTGGGCATACGGTATTGGGCTTGGGTCGCCGCTGGGAGCAGGTTCCACACCTGCTGAGCGCTGGCATTCAGCCAATCAAGGCCGATCTGCGCGATCGCGCTACGCTGATTGCGGCCTGTGCTGGTTGCGATGTGGTGGTGCATAGCGCGGCACTTTCGGCTCCTTGGGGCAGTCGCAGCGATTTTCAAACCATTAACGTTGATGGTACAGCCAATGTACTAGCTGGTTGTGCTGCGCAGAAGGTCGGACGCTTGGTGTTTATTTCATCACCAAGCGTTCTTTCCAATGGCCGCGATCAGTTTGATTTGCTGGATACGCTGCCTTACCCAGCACGGCCAATTTCGCTGTATTCGGCCAGCAAACAGCAAGCAGAACAATTGGTGCTCAAGCATTCTACGCCCAGCGTGATTTTGCGGCCTAAGGCAATTTTTGGCGAGGGCGACCAAGCCTTATTGCCACGGATTATTGCCGCCGCCCGCGCTGGCCGCTTACGTCAATTTGGCAATGGTCAAAATTTAGTTGATTTGACCTACGTTGCGAATGTGGTGCATGCAATTGAGTTGGCATTAACCGCTCCGGCAGCGCTTGGCAAGTGTTATACAATCACCAATGGCGAACATCCCCAGCTCTGGGCGGTGATTCGGCGGGTGTTGGCTGAATTGGGTTTGCCTAGCCAGTTGCAGCCAATGCCCTTGTCGCTAGCCTTAGCCGTGGCACGAATTATGGAAAGCATCAGCGTGCTAACCCGACGTGAGCCATTATTGACGCGCTACAGTGTGTTGGCGCTGGCCCGCAGCCAAACTCACTCACTGGTTGCCGCCCAACATGATTTGGGTTATCAGCCGTTGGTCAGCCTTGAAACGGGGATTCAACGCACCATCGCCGCGCTTAAACAACCAACCAAGGGAGTTTAA
- a CDS encoding Globin-coupled histidine kinase has product MADRQSWSVKGTAILTELVKMMDVSAAEAQLLGSLHDGAKAQTTAFTDAFYKRLLGHAATAEYLDGVSVERLTGMLGMWFSDLFRGNYDEAYAQQRLKIGEIHVRIGLPVRYPLAMLDVIMPFGEQVAATSSDPAKAMTAFRKVLALDVALFNQAYEDNQLSHLADLVGGERLARLLLAGQ; this is encoded by the coding sequence ATGGCAGATCGTCAAAGTTGGAGCGTGAAGGGAACCGCCATTCTGACCGAGTTGGTAAAAATGATGGATGTTTCGGCTGCTGAAGCGCAATTACTTGGCAGTTTGCACGATGGCGCTAAAGCACAAACCACCGCCTTCACCGATGCTTTTTACAAACGCTTGTTGGGGCACGCCGCCACTGCCGAATATCTCGATGGGGTGTCGGTCGAACGCTTAACCGGGATGCTTGGTATGTGGTTTAGCGATCTGTTTCGCGGCAATTATGATGAAGCCTATGCGCAACAACGTTTGAAAATTGGCGAAATTCATGTGCGGATTGGCTTGCCTGTGCGTTATCCTTTGGCCATGCTCGATGTGATTATGCCGTTTGGTGAGCAAGTTGCTGCCACCAGTAGCGACCCCGCCAAGGCTATGACGGCATTTCGCAAGGTGTTAGCCCTCGATGTTGCCCTCTTTAATCAAGCCTACGAAGATAATCAATTGTCGCACTTGGCCGATTTGGTTGGTGGTGAGCGCTTAGCCCGTTTGCTGCTGGCTGGTCAATAA
- a CDS encoding aspartate 1-decarboxylase has protein sequence MIRTLVHAKIHRATVTGADLNYVGSITIDEDLLEAAGIWPFERVQVVDVNNGARLETYAIVGERGSGTIQLNGAAAHLVNVGDLVIIMAYAQVDAKPEEWEPTVVFVDEQNAITEVKALLPVGGR, from the coding sequence ATGATTCGTACCCTCGTGCATGCCAAAATTCACCGGGCAACCGTAACTGGTGCAGACCTCAATTATGTTGGTTCGATAACCATTGATGAGGATCTGTTGGAAGCAGCCGGAATTTGGCCGTTTGAACGGGTTCAGGTAGTCGATGTCAATAATGGAGCACGCCTCGAAACCTATGCAATCGTGGGCGAACGTGGCTCAGGCACGATTCAACTCAACGGTGCTGCGGCGCACTTGGTCAATGTTGGCGATTTGGTGATCATCATGGCCTATGCCCAAGTTGATGCTAAGCCCGAAGAGTGGGAGCCAACCGTGGTGTTTGTGGATGAACAAAACGCGATTACCGAGGTTAAGGCTTTGTTGCCGGTTGGTGGTCGCTAG
- the upp gene encoding uracil phosphoribosyltransferase, which produces MGLHVSSHPLVLHKLALLRRVESEPKKFRELVREISQFLVYEATADMPLAPYTIQTPLSTMQGHAIGARIGLIPILRAGLGMVEPVIDLLPTAHVWHLGLYRDHNTLEPVTYYNKLPAQPDIDVCLILDPMLATGGSAVAAVDILKAWGAAKIKFLGLIAAPEGVERLQTAHPDVEIHLAALDERLNEQGYIVPGLGDAGDRQFGT; this is translated from the coding sequence ATGGGCTTGCATGTATCGTCACATCCATTGGTGTTACATAAATTGGCTTTACTACGCCGTGTAGAAAGCGAACCGAAGAAATTTCGCGAATTGGTGCGGGAAATTTCGCAATTTTTGGTCTATGAGGCGACGGCAGATATGCCACTCGCACCCTATACTATTCAAACACCGCTCTCAACTATGCAAGGTCATGCCATCGGTGCCCGCATTGGTTTGATTCCGATTTTACGCGCTGGACTGGGCATGGTCGAGCCAGTTATCGACCTTTTGCCAACCGCCCATGTATGGCATTTGGGTCTCTATCGCGACCACAACACGCTTGAGCCAGTCACCTATTACAATAAATTGCCAGCTCAGCCAGATATTGATGTCTGTTTGATTCTCGACCCAATGTTGGCAACTGGCGGCTCGGCAGTTGCTGCAGTCGATATTTTGAAGGCTTGGGGCGCAGCCAAAATTAAATTCTTGGGGTTAATCGCCGCACCTGAAGGGGTAGAACGCTTGCAAACTGCTCACCCCGACGTGGAGATTCATTTGGCAGCGCTTGATGAGCGATTGAACGAGCAAGGCTATATTGTGCCAGGCTTGGGCGATGCTGGCGACCGCCAATTTGGGACGTAG
- a CDS encoding molybdopterin molybdotransferase MoeA, protein MTLLAVADAQAAILERMTTLASESIELTTALGRVLAAPIYADRDAPPFANSAMDGYAVLVADLNTASADNPVALQIIERVAAGAVPQQQLRAGSAIRIMTGAQVPANAEAVVPFEETDEGQANAQTEVVRMFQPTQHGNNIRPAGEDMQAGSLVLAAGQVINPGSMGVLATIGASQVPVFRQPRVAIIATGDELVDVGVEPKAGQIRNSNGYANAAQVREAGAIPIMLPIVPDNAAALRATLAQAVAQADVLLTSGGVSVGDYDLVKQILNEVGKLEFWRVRMRPGKPLAFGSIDGKPIFGLPGNPVSAMVCFELFVRPALRKIGGYQQLLRPSVWAKLLDADLESNERRQYLRVIVKSSATGLTAELTGAQGSGLVSSMARANGLLIVPEAGQGINRGEMAEVVLFGELH, encoded by the coding sequence ATGACTCTACTTGCTGTTGCTGATGCTCAAGCGGCGATTCTTGAGCGCATGACCACCCTTGCCAGCGAATCGATCGAATTAACTACTGCCTTAGGTCGCGTGCTGGCCGCGCCAATCTATGCCGACCGCGATGCCCCACCCTTTGCCAATTCGGCCATGGATGGCTATGCGGTGTTGGTCGCTGATTTGAACACTGCCAGCGCTGACAATCCAGTGGCGTTGCAGATTATCGAGCGGGTGGCGGCGGGCGCTGTGCCGCAACAACAATTGCGAGCTGGTAGCGCGATTCGGATTATGACTGGGGCGCAAGTGCCTGCCAATGCTGAGGCAGTTGTGCCATTTGAAGAAACCGATGAAGGCCAAGCTAATGCCCAAACTGAGGTTGTGCGCATGTTCCAGCCAACCCAGCATGGCAATAATATTCGGCCTGCTGGCGAGGATATGCAGGCTGGTAGCTTGGTTTTAGCGGCTGGTCAAGTTATTAATCCTGGCAGTATGGGGGTTTTGGCAACCATTGGCGCGTCCCAAGTGCCAGTCTTTCGCCAACCACGGGTAGCGATTATTGCCACTGGCGATGAATTGGTTGATGTTGGCGTTGAGCCAAAGGCTGGCCAAATTCGCAACTCGAATGGCTATGCTAACGCCGCCCAAGTGCGTGAAGCTGGGGCAATTCCAATTATGTTGCCGATTGTGCCCGATAATGCTGCTGCCTTGCGAGCAACTTTAGCGCAAGCTGTAGCCCAAGCCGATGTATTATTGACTTCTGGCGGTGTGTCGGTTGGTGATTACGATTTGGTCAAGCAAATTTTGAACGAAGTGGGCAAATTGGAATTTTGGCGAGTGCGTATGCGTCCAGGCAAGCCCTTGGCCTTTGGCTCGATCGATGGCAAACCAATTTTTGGCTTGCCTGGCAATCCAGTTTCGGCCATGGTTTGTTTTGAGTTATTTGTACGGCCAGCGTTGCGGAAGATCGGCGGATATCAACAATTGCTCCGCCCAAGCGTTTGGGCGAAGTTACTTGATGCCGATTTGGAAAGTAACGAGCGTCGTCAATATCTGCGGGTGATCGTTAAAAGCAGCGCCACTGGCTTAACCGCTGAATTAACTGGGGCACAAGGTTCGGGTTTGGTTAGCTCGATGGCGCGAGCCAATGGTTTACTGATTGTGCCCGAAGCAGGGCAGGGCATTAATCGTGGTGAAATGGCCGAAGTTGTGTTATTTGGGGAACTGCACTAG
- a CDS encoding metal-sensitive transcriptional regulator encodes MIDEQTEALVRRLKSIEGHVRGVQRMLEEDAYCIDVLRQTLAIRRALEKVDALVLERHLSTCVTNAIRSPNEGEREQAITEILEIFAATRSVSEK; translated from the coding sequence ATGATCGATGAACAAACTGAAGCCTTAGTTCGGCGACTCAAAAGCATCGAAGGTCACGTCCGTGGCGTTCAACGCATGCTCGAAGAGGATGCCTATTGTATCGATGTGCTGCGCCAAACCTTGGCCATTCGACGTGCCCTCGAAAAAGTCGATGCCCTGGTGCTCGAACGCCATCTCTCAACCTGCGTGACCAATGCCATTCGCTCACCCAACGAGGGCGAACGCGAACAGGCCATCACCGAAATTCTCGAAATTTTTGCGGCTACCCGCAGCGTTAGCGAGAAATAA
- a CDS encoding roadblock/LC7 domain-containing protein, whose product MASRSEQINTILGQLVTNNGNDINGAALISSDGILIGSRMSADVNADRMGAIAATMMGVTTRVVNDLKIGKANEAIVNAESGYLLVMPVAAQMILAIILRQHANLGMIRIEARETGRAIAELMTA is encoded by the coding sequence ATGGCTAGTCGTTCGGAACAAATTAATACTATTTTAGGCCAACTTGTCACAAATAACGGTAATGATATTAACGGGGCTGCATTGATTAGCTCCGATGGGATTTTAATTGGCTCACGGATGTCGGCGGATGTGAATGCCGACCGCATGGGCGCAATTGCCGCAACCATGATGGGGGTTACCACCCGCGTGGTCAACGATTTGAAAATTGGTAAAGCCAATGAGGCAATTGTCAATGCCGAAAGTGGCTATCTCTTGGTTATGCCGGTGGCTGCTCAGATGATTCTAGCAATTATTCTGCGCCAACACGCCAATTTGGGCATGATTCGGATTGAAGCTCGTGAAACAGGTCGGGCCATCGCCGAACTGATGACCGCTTAA